Genomic segment of Bacteroidota bacterium:
ATTGGGGTGGCGATTCCAACAATCCTGCCGATCCTGATTATAGAGAATACGTATCGGAGCCGTTAATCTCCAATCTGCTTGCAGGAAAACAATACAAAATTTCTTTTCGTGTAAGTCTGGCCGATAAAGCTCAATGGGGTTCAAAAAATCTCGGAGCGTATCTTTCTTCTGGAATTCTAACGCAAAACAATGCGAACTTCATCAATGTCATACCACAAGTTGTAAATTCCTCATTCATTACTGATACAATGAATTGGGTTCTTATTAGTGGAACTTATACTGCAACAGGAACCGAATCATGGATTACAATTGGTCAATTTACTTCAGATGCGGGTTCCGTTACACATTTTCAGACCACAGGAGTAAACGGTTCATACTACTATATAGATGATGTTAGAATTGAACCGTATCCCGATTCGATTTTCGTTTCTGTAACTCCGAATCCGGTCTGTAACGGAGATACTGTTCGGTTGATCGCGCAAACAAATGTTGCTAACGCTTATTTTTTCACATGGCTCGCCGATCCCATTGCTACCGGAGGATTGCTGACGAATAATAACGATACTGTTTATGCGCTTCCGGGAGATACTGAAATTTATAAATCAATAATCCATCTTCCGAATTATTACGGGTGTACTATCAACGACACGACAAAACTGATTTGGCTTCCCGGCCCGAAAAATGTAAATGCCGGAACCAACCAAACGATTTGTCTCGGAAAATCTGCGACTCTTATGGGAACGCTGCAAGGAACATACAACACCACTTCCTGGGCGACGATGAACAATCAGATCATTTGTACAAATTGTACGACGACAGTCGTTAATCCTTCAATGACCACGCAGTATATTTTCACTGCCACAAATACTGTTACCGGATGCAGTGATACTGATCGTGTTTGGATCATTGTCAATCCGCTTCACCCAAGTATTATTCTTCCTGTCGGCGGAGCCACCACGTGTGCAGGGTGTTTGAACTTCACAACATCTCAAAGCTATTCTGCTTACAGTTGGTCTGCGAATACTTCTAACTCTTGTGACACTTGCAGCACGTTCCAGGTTTGTTACCCGCAGAATTTTAATCAGGTGAGTGCGCCGGTTTCTGTAAGTGTAACTGATTCTAACGGTTGTATGGGAAATGCTACGATTTATGTTCCCCCGTGCTGTGTATATAAAGGTTATCTCGATTCCACAATTTCAAATGACAGCACCTCGCATCTTCTGATTTCACATCCGGGATTACTTGTTTTTAATGTCGTAAATCAATCATGGGATGCAGTCAACAGAAATTTTTCTATCAACGGAGTTTTAGTCATTGATCAGAAAACAAGATTCATTGGCTGCGATATATGGATGGGGCCGAATGCAAAAATTATTATTCGTTCCGGAATAAGTTTTGAGCTTACCAAACAAGGGAACAGTGTTCATCCTACGCGGCTTTACGATGGATTGTGTGGGGAAATGTGGGATGGAATTTATGTTGACGGAACAAATCCTTTATCGGAACTGAAAGTGAATAAAGGAACGACGATTGAAGATGCAATGAATGCAATCGTTTCTACGCACGGCGGAAAATTCACTGTTGATGGAAGTAGTGGTCAGGTAAAATTGAATAAGAATTACATTGCTATTCTTATTCATCCTTATAATGGCACTCATCCGGGGACAATCCGCAACACAATAATTTCATGTGATAAAAATGGCCAGTCGGGAGCAACTGTCGGTGTGTCGAATAACAGCGCTTTTCTTGATTCACCATTCTCGGCTTCGGTTGGATACGCTGGAATTGTCATTGACACGGTGACGAATTTCACTATTGGTGATAGTACGCTTTACAGTTACCGCAATTTATTTGAGCGCACAACTTTCGGAGTTTACGCCGTACGATCAAATACGAATGTGTGGAATAATGATTTCCGTTATTTCACCGCGCCAACGCTCGCGCACGTTGCGCCTATTGGAGGAATCGCAGTTTATGCCACGAATACTTCGTTCGGAACATCAACTAATAAACTCACGGTGGGAAGAGCCGGTACAAAAAAAGCAGCGAATATTTTTAAGTGGAGCAGTTATGGCGTTGAAGCAACCGCAGGAATGAATTTGAGTTGCGAGCGTAACAGGTTTGATTCCTGTTACGTGATCAGCATTTATTCTTTGGCAGATTACAATCGCACCATACTTGTGAATCTTGATACACTGCACGATTGCACAGGAACGAATATCAGTTGCGTTCAAACCAACAACAGCACGATCACGATTTCCAACAACGTGATAAATGAAACGGCGAATCTCATTGCAAGTAATTTCGGGCAGACCGGAATTTATTGCGCGAACGCGATGGTCGCAACCACTCACCTTGCCATTCAAAACAACAGCATCAAAAAAATGCGAAATGGAATTTGGGTGAGCCGCGTGAACAATGCGAAGATCACTGACAACGGGCCTATTACTTTTATTGCCGGTCAACCGTATTCGGTGGCGCTGCCTGCAACAGGAATTCACATAGACCAATGCGTAAATGCGAAAGTGAGAAATAACAGGATCAAAAATACCGGGGCAGCAGTAAACACGAACAATACTATTTATGGAATTTATATTGAGAACTGCAAGAACGATACCATCACGCAGGATTCCTGCATCAATGTCGGAAGCGGAATTTTTCTCAAGGGTTCAGATAATCCTTCCTTACTTGCCTGTAACAAACTGAAAAATTGTTTCTACGGAATTAATTTCGGCAGAGTTGGCATCATCGACAATCCTGTTTCATTGAACGATCAGATCCTTTTTGGAACTTCTCAAATTCCAACTTCAACAGGAAATGTTTGGACAGCTTCAATTCAAACTGATCTTGGTGGAAAAATTCAACAGATAAATGGAAATGGAATTCATTGGTATTACAATCCAACCAGCCCTACTTTTGGTCAAGTGGTTTTGGGTAGTTTTTATAATAGTAATACAAGTGTAGGTGGTGTTGATCAATGCAGCAGTTTCCTTGCACCGGCTCCTGTTGGAAATATTGCATTGAGAGATTATTTGCTTTCAGGCATCTGCAAAAATCCGAGAACTTACGACACATTATCGGATGCCTACATTTATGATGCGCAGGTTTTCGCATACAGAATGCTTCATGATAATCCAGCGTGGCTTTCATTGGGAACAAGCGACGATGTTTACTATCAGAATTTCATGAACACCATGTTTAAATCAAACATCGAATATCTTGCTTATGCTGAAGATGCAATAGCTGCCGAAGATTATTCAACTGCGGATGCTTATGTTGCAGCAGTACAAAGTTACGATCCGCAAACGCTGAGCATATTTGATCGCAACCGCGCAACTGTGATGCGTGTGTTTCTCAATACCTGGGCGAATGACGATTTCAATTTGTCTGACGCAGATCAAGGCACGCTTTATAACATTGCGAAACAGGGAATGATTTCCGGTGGAATGGGTGTAACTGATGCAAGAAATATGTTGGAAATAGAAATTCACGACAGCAGTAATGTTCGTGTTGCTTATCAACCGATTGAAAATTCTCAGGAAATAGCCGTAAGTCATGTGTTTCCGAATCCTACAACAGGAAAGTTTTCTTTTAACCTTGACCTTCCTGATGGACAAGACGGGCAAATGAATCTGTATGATCTCACAGGAAGGAGAGTCGCGGCATGGCAATTGGTAGGTGGCATTAGAACTTACACGTTTGATGCATCAAATCTGCCAAGCGGAACGTATATCTATTCCGTGATTTGTAACGGCGTTGCTATTTCAACAGGCCGATTGGTGATAATAAGACAAGAGTAAAACAGAGTCCCGCCCTTTTCATTTTGAGAAAAGGGCGGAATTTCTTAAATTTATTAAATGAGAAAAGTTTTACTTGTTTGTTTTTTATTCTCTGCATCCGTTATGAATGCGCAGATGAATCTTGTTCCAAATGGAGATTTTGAGGATTCGGTAATCTGTACAATGAGTAGCGGAGTAATGCCCGCTAACTGGTATCCTCCTTCATTTGGAAGTCCTGATTATTATGGCATTTATACTACGATAGCAGGTTGCACGTTGGCGAATACATTTTGGGGGGGGGGGGGGATTCCTTTTGGCTATGGTTATCAGTGGCCACACTCAGGAACTCATTACGCAGGCTTTAATTCAGGAATGAACGGACGAGAATACATGGCTGTCAAACTTGCAGATAGTTTGATGCCCGGAAAAAAATACTGTTTGGAATTTTACGTTTCATTGACTGAAAATTCGCAGATGTCAAGCGATGGCTTAGGAATTAGTCTTAGTAATGATTCGATTCATTATTATCAGTATGGAGCAAGTCCTGTCCCAGGTTTAGTTTTTACCGCTGGCAATCCAACAGGAAATCAGTTGGCTGATACTACAAATTGGATGATGGTTAGAGACAGTTTTATTGCTGTTGGGGGAGAAAAGTATCTCATGTTCGGCAATATTAGATCAGATGCCCAAACCACTTTTGCTCCAACTGGAGTGACATCAGGAAATCCTTGCTACTACTACGTTGATGACATTTCTTTGTTCTTCTGCGATTCTATTGACAGCGTTGTAGAACCTGTTTATTCTTCCTTCACTTTATTTCCGAATCCGTCTTCAGGCAATTTTCAGTTGACCGGAAATTTTCCCGCGGATGCAGTGTTTCATGTTTATGATTTGTTGGGGCAAGAAGTTTCTGAACCTGTTGAAATGCCAGAAGGAAATAAATCGGTTTCTGTTTCATTAAATCTTGCAGATGGAATTTATTTTTACAGAATTATTTCGGGGAAAGAGATTTTGCATGAGGAGAAAATCGTGATCGTGAAATAATATTTTTCGGGTTCATTTTTTTAGAAAATCTCGGGACGGTTACTAGAAACGAATCGGCTCATCATTATCAGACAGGAATAAATGAATATCCCGCCTTTGTTCTAAAACGAAGTCGAAGAATGAGGGCAGATTTCTTAAATTTATTAAATGAGAAAAGTTTTACTTGTTTGTTTTTTATTCTCTGCATCCGTTATGAATGCGCAGATGAATCTTGTACCTAACGGAGATTTTGAAACTCTAAGTAGTTGTCCTAATAATCAAGGAGAGTTGAATTTTGCAACACCGTGGTTTCAACCAGGGGGGTCCTCGCCTGATCTATATAATACTTGTGCACTTGTGAACTCAATGGCCATCCCACAAAATTGGACGGGGTTCCAAATGCCTCATTCTGGAAATGGATATGCGGGCTTCGCTGCTTTTGCTTATAACTATGGTGATAATGTGAGAGAGTATATTGAAGTAAAATTGAGTGATACATTGGTGCAGGGAAAAAATTATTGCATTGAATTTTATATATCATTTGCAGATAGCTCTTTTTGGGCTGTTAATAGAGTTGGCGCATTATTATCCACACAACAGATAACTCAGACTCTCAATGACACAATTACTGCAACGCCGCAAATTGAGTATTCTTCAGTGACAGTCATACAAGACACAGTCAACTGGATAAGAATTTCAGGAATTTATTTATCGGGGGGAGGAGAAAAATATCTCACGATAGGTAATTTTTATCCGGATGATCAAACAGATACTTTGGGTAATTTGGGACCTAATCATTGGTGTTACTTTTATATAGATGATGTATCGGTTATTGATTGTGGCTGGTCAGGAATTCAATTTTATTCTTCTGAATTATTCAATATTTCACCCAATCCCTCCAATGGAAATTTTCAGCTTTCTGGTGTTTTTCCGTCACAGTCAGAAATTCATTTTTATAATCTGCTCGGAGAGGAAGTTGAAAAAACTATTTCTATTCCCGAAGGGAATCAAACCATTCCTTTGGAATTAAATCTTGCAGATGGAATTTATTTTTACAGAATTATTTCGGGGAAAGAGATTTTGCATGAGGAGAAGATTGTGATTGTGAAATAATACAACCTCGTCTTTTACATTTTTTTGATTGAAGCGATGCAGGAACTGCGATTATAAAAAAATCTGCGGGAGAGAATGATCACACCCTCACTCCCACTACACAAACATCATCCACCTGCTCCGCGCTTCCTTTCCATTCGAGAAAAGCGTTCTCTATTTTCTCTCCCTGTTCTTTCATTGGTAAACCACTCACGGAAACCAGCAACTGTCCGAATTTTTTTGCGAGAAATTTCTTCCCCGTTTTCTCACCGAACTGGTCGGCGTAACCATCGGAAGATATCCAGCATTCGAAATTTTCTTCCATTTTAATTTCATGTTGCTCGAATGGAGGCCCATCCGTCTTTTTTTCGCCGGCTATGGAATAACGATCGCCGCGAATGGAATGAAATCCGTTTTTATCAGAATAATAGAACGGGCGTGACGCCCCGGAAAATAATATTGTCCCCGCTTTTTTATCGATGCACACCAGCGCAACGTCCATTCCATCGCGCGTGTCGCGCGCACTTGCATCCTTGTTCAGCGAATTGATCACGAGCACATGAAGCTTCCCGAGAATATCAGACGGATCATGCATTTCATTTTCCTCGATGATCTTATTCAGCATGTTCAATCCAACTACGGAAACCAATGCACCCGGAACTCCGTGCCCTGTGCAATCGGCAACAGCCACATAAATTCTTTCTGCTTTTTTTGCCATCCAGTAAAAATCGCCGCTCACAATATCTCTCGGGCGATTGAAAATAAAATAGTCGCTGCAGTTTTCTTTCAGAATTTTTTCATCGGGAAGAACGGATTGCTGTATCCTGCGCGCGTACGTGATGCTGTCGGTGATATCTTTATTTTTTTCTGCGATGATCTTATTCTGCCCGGCGAGCATTTTATTCGTTTTCTTTTTCTGCCTGTTGCTCCGCAGCACGATAAGGATCACGAACAAAAGCAGCAAAGATCCTGCAGTGAGCCCGTAATTGAAAACTTTTTCTTTCTCTTTGTCCTTCTGCAATAATTCCTGTTCCTTCTGCAACATATCGATCGTGCTTTGTTTTTTTGTCGATTCATATTTCACTTCCAGTTCATCTACCTGGCGCATGCTTTCACTTTTATAAACGGAATCATTAAGCGAAACCCGTTCGCGGAGCGTATTCAGTGCATCTTTATATCGTCCTGCATTTTCGTAGATGTCAACATAAGCACCAAGAATAGAAAGACGAAAACCGGGAACAGAAAACGCATTGTTTATTTTTTTCGCGTCTTCCATCAACGCGAGCGCAGAATCATTTTTGCCGGCGAGACTTAACCCTGTTGCAAAATTGCAGGTGAAATCAAGTTTGTGGTCATCGTCGATGTAAGCGGAAAGATCCATTGACTTCCTGTAAAACTCAAGCGCCTTTGCTGCATTTTTCTGGGCGTAGTAAACATTGCCGATATTATTAAAACATTCCGCCATTCCCGCTGAATCGTTCAACTCTTCTCTTATTTTCAATGACCGATCGTAGGAGTAAACTGCGCTGTCGAATTTCTGCAATTCATAATACGCAATGCCCATACTGTTCACATTACCTGCCTGCATCCTGAGATTTCCTGTTTCCGTTTCCAACAAATCTACTTTCATAAAAAACTCCAGCGCTTTTTCCGGTTTGTTCATGTCGATGTAGGTGTTGCCGATATTCACAAGCGTATTCGCAATTGAATTTTTATTTCCTTCTTTTTCCTTCAATGGTAATGCACGAAAATAATATTCCAGCGATTTTTTGTACTCCCCTTTCGCTTCGTAAATGGAACCGAGATTGCTCATCGTGGCAGCCATGCCGGATGAATCATGCAACTCTTCACGGATAAACAATGCGTCATTGTAATCATCGAGCGCATCCGATAATTTATTTTTCATTTTCGCCACGCTTCCGAGATTGTTGAGCACATTCCCCTGCAGAAAACGAAGGTTCGATGATTTGGCCAGCTTCAATGCATCATAAAAATATTTCTGCGCCGAATCTGCATCTCCATTAACGACGAGGAAAACATTCCCGACAGAAACAAGCGCCATCCCTTTTTTGTAATCATCATCAACGCGTGCAGAGAGAGTCATTGCTTCCCGCGCATACTTCATGCTTTTTTCACCATCGAGGTTCAATTCGAATTTTGCCAGTGAAAGAAGGCGTGTAAGACGTAAAGAATCGTCCGACTTCTGCGCGAGCAGCTTCTCAAGACTGTCGGCTTTGTTTTTCTGCGCATCAAGAGTGATGGCAGCCAATAACAAAATGAAAAAAAATAAGTGGCGTAACATTGGAACGATGTTTCAAAATTAGAATAAATATGATGAGGGCTAATGAAGAATTGCAGTGCGATAGCGGCTCCGTTTGATAGTATTCTTCATCCCGCAGGGGCTCTCGATACAAACTGAACTACAATTCTCCATGCCTAAAAAGATAACTTTGTCTCATGTTTTATTCCTCGCTGGAAGATTGCCTCAATGACCTGGAAAAACACGGGCACCTGGTGCGTGTGAAAGAAGAAGTGGATCCTCATCTCGAAATGGCCGCCATTCATCTGCGCGTGCATGCAGCGGGAGGGCCGGCATTGCTTTTTGAAAATGTGAAAGGAACAAAGTTCCGCGCTGCCTCCAATATTTTCGGAACGAAAGAACGTGTAGAATTTATTTTCCGAGGAACAATGGATAAAGTAAAAGAACTGATCCGCCTGCGGAAAGATCCGATGGAAGCGCTGCGGCATCCGTTCAGAAATATAAGCGCAGGATTTTCTGCAATGAAAGCGGTCCCTGAAAAAACAAATTCACTTCCTTCTCTTTACCACGAAATAAAAATTTCCGATCTGCCGCAGATCAAACACTGGCCGCAAGACGGAGGAGCGTTCATCACGCTGCCGATCGTTTACACCGAAGACATAGATCAGCCCGGCATTATGCATTCGAATGTGGGCATGTACAGAATTCAATTGAGTGGAAACGAATATTTGCAGGACAAAGAAGTGGGTTTGCATTATCAATTGCATCGCGGTATTGGCGTTCACCAGTCGAAATGCAATGCGAAAGGAATTCCGATGAAAGTTTCTGTGTTCGCAGGTGGCCCGCCTTCGCTTTCATTTGCTGCCGTGATGCCTTTGCCCGAAGGAATTTCTGAACTGACTTTTGCGGGAGTACTCGGCGGAAGAAAAGTCCGCTATGGAATGAAAGATGATTTTACAATTCTTGGCGACGTGGATTTTGTGATCACCGGGGAGGTTTACACCGGAGAAAATAAAAACGAAGGCCCGTTCGGCGATCACTTCGGTTATTACAGCATGAAGCATCCTTTCCCCGTGATGCGCGTGCATAAAGTGTGGCACAAAAAAAATGCGATCTGGCCATTCACCGTTGTGGGCCGTCCGCCGCAGGAAGACACGCTATTCGGCATGCTCGTGCATGAGCTCGCGGGTAATGCGCTCGCAGATGAAATTCCCGGATTGCATTCGGTGAATGCCGTGGATGCTGCCGGTGTTCATCCCCTGCTCCTTGCTTTGGGAAGTGAACGTTACACGCCTTACCTCAAAGAAAAAATTCCTTCAGAAATTCTCACCATCGCCAATCACATTCTCGGAAGCGGGCAACTTTCATTAGCAAAATATCTTTTTATCACAGCGAAAGAGGAGGATAAAAATATTGACACAAAAAATATTCCTGCCTTTTTCCGCCATGTGCTGGAGCGCACCGATCTCACACGCGACATACATTTTCACACGCACACGAGCATTGACACACTCGACTACAGCGGAACAGGACTGAATACCGGATCGAAAGTAGTTCTTGCCGCTGCGGGGGAAAAAAGAAGAACGCTCAGTGAAAATATTCCATCGTTGAATTTACCCGTTGGATTTACTGAAATGAAATTGATCCTTCCCGGAATTATCTGCTTGCAAAGCCCTCCGCATTCCGGAAATGAAAATGCAGAAAAAGAAATTTCAGGCCTTGCTTCGGCGCTTTCTTCGCAGAAAGAAAAACTTTCCGGCGTGATGATGATCGTGCTGTGCGATAATGTGAATTTCACAACGGCTTCACTGAACAACTGGCTATGGGCCACTTTCACGAAGAGTAATCCATCGCACGACATTTACGGCGTTGATTCGTTCACCGAACATAAACACTGGGGTTGCCGCGGGCCACTTATCATTGATTCCCGCACAAAAAAACACCATGCACCCGCACTTGAAAAAGATCCTGCAATAGAAAAGAAAATTGAACGTTTATTTGTGGAAGGCGGATCGCTGAAAAAATTCGCCTGATACGGTAAATGCATTATGAAAAATGTGGCTTCGGTGCATCCTGTAGAGTCCACCGATTAATCGGTGGGCTATGAATCAGATCTTATGAAAATAATTTTAAGTTGGCGTCTTAATAATTCACAACAACAATGGCCGACGTATAACTATTTCCCTCGTTCTTCGTTCAATTCATTAACTTAGGTACTTCATAAAACGCTCCCCCATGCGCAGATTTGCTCTCTCCATCATGATCGTGTTGTCGGCTTACGTGTCGAACGCGCAGAACATTCTTCCATTACAGCCAAACGGGCCCATTCCTGTTTTTTATCGTTGTGCCAGCCATACACTCGTCGATCAGCAGATCGCGCAGCGTAAAGCGAATGGCGATCCGCCAACAGAAATGGAACAGGAATTCATGCGGGAGATGAGTTATTATTCGCAGCAAAGATTTTTCTCCGGCTTCGTGCTTTACAATGATTCACTCAGCAATTATGTACAGAAAGTTGGCGATGAAGTGCTGAAGAATGATTCGGTAACCAGGAGCCAGCTTCACTTTTACGTTTACAAATCTGCCGATCCGAATGCCTACACTTCTGCAACCGGAACTATTCTTATTACAGTAGGGCTTCTCGCGCAATTGGAGAACGAAGCGCAACTTGCTTTTATTCTTTGCCACGAGATCACGCACTATCGCAATGAACACATGCTGAAAGGTTATCTCAATCGCGAAGAATTAAAAAACAAAGACAACACTCCTTATTATCTCCTGCAGAGTTCCGCACTTTCTTATAATCAGGAACAGGAACTGGAAGCCGACATGCAGGGATTTCAATTGTTCATGCAATCGTCTTACAGTAAAAAAGAAGCGCTCCGTTCTTTCGATGTACTCGAGTATGCGAATTTTCCATTCGATGATGTTCCGTTCGACACCACGTTCTTCAACATGGATTACATAAAAATTCCTGCCGGCTATTATGAAAAAAATGTAGACCCGATCTACACCGATGATAATTACAACGACGTGGGAAGCACGCACCCGAATGTGCGCAAGCGCAGGATGGCGCTCATGACCGTGCTTGACACAGTGAAAAATAAAGACGGAAAACTTTTTGTTGTTTCTAAAAATGAATTTCTCTCTACGCGCGAACTTTCCCGTTACGAGATCTGCCGCCTTTATCTCGAGGATCGCGATTATCCGAATGCGATCTACGCTTCTTACATGATGCTGCAGAAACATCCAGATGATATTTATTTCAAAAAAATAATCGGGCGTTCACTTTACAATCTTGCAGCTTACGAGCAAAGCGGAAAATCAACTTACAATCCGTATGACTGGTGGGGCGGATTATTCGGCGAATCGTATGGCGGAAAATATTCTGCGCTGCTCCGCGCCGGTTACTACGGAATTCCGGATACCAAAGATTATCCCGGCGAACAGCAGCAACTCTACAGTTTATTCCACGCAATGGATCCGGATGAACTCACTTGCCTGGCGCTCGCCTACAACTGGAAAATTCATCGCGCCGATATGGGCGATTCACTGCAGCTTACGCTATGCGACAGTTTATTTTCCATGCTCGTGAATAATCAGAATCTTCATTACTCTTATTTTTCGAAGATCACTCCCGAAGAAGCGAAAGGACAATTGAAACAAGATTCGCTCGACCGCGCGCAGGAAACCGGTGAAACGGGCGATTCGAAATTCTCCCGTCTTGATAAATTCAAACTCTCTTCTGAAAAAGAAAAATTCACCAAGTTCGCTTTCGTGGAATTGCTGAAAGATTCTGATTTCGTGCATCGCTTCGAATATTATACCGATCACCG
This window contains:
- a CDS encoding T9SS type A sorting domain-containing protein, with the protein product MSVPSSYITLGQNDSCFAFTSSNSDNWFKFTAPLSALEFDLSNTTSSGFDSVAFWKSTGGDITFVNSGVKTGDENTLVDTALSTDSIYWIYVRKVGTVSCTANNCISFKSSFMVVFCGTGCPSVLYDSTNTCELVCNGGFEYNYFNPTTLNKLLYACPWQRPAFTGTIISTPDYFSSDGGTPVDIPSNNFGWQNSYTSNSALSDSGYAGILCYWGGDSNNPADPDYREYVSEPLISNLLAGKQYKISFRVSLADKAQWGSKNLGAYLSSGILTQNNANFINVIPQVVNSSFITDTMNWVLISGTYTATGTESWITIGQFTSDAGSVTHFQTTGVNGSYYYIDDVRIEPYPDSIFVSVTPNPVCNGDTVRLIAQTNVANAYFFTWLADPIATGGLLTNNNDTVYALPGDTEIYKSIIHLPNYYGCTINDTTKLIWLPGPKNVNAGTNQTICLGKSATLMGTLQGTYNTTSWATMNNQIICTNCTTTVVNPSMTTQYIFTATNTVTGCSDTDRVWIIVNPLHPSIILPVGGATTCAGCLNFTTSQSYSAYSWSANTSNSCDTCSTFQVCYPQNFNQVSAPVSVSVTDSNGCMGNATIYVPPCCVYKGYLDSTISNDSTSHLLISHPGLLVFNVVNQSWDAVNRNFSINGVLVIDQKTRFIGCDIWMGPNAKIIIRSGISFELTKQGNSVHPTRLYDGLCGEMWDGIYVDGTNPLSELKVNKGTTIEDAMNAIVSTHGGKFTVDGSSGQVKLNKNYIAILIHPYNGTHPGTIRNTIISCDKNGQSGATVGVSNNSAFLDSPFSASVGYAGIVIDTVTNFTIGDSTLYSYRNLFERTTFGVYAVRSNTNVWNNDFRYFTAPTLAHVAPIGGIAVYATNTSFGTSTNKLTVGRAGTKKAANIFKWSSYGVEATAGMNLSCERNRFDSCYVISIYSLADYNRTILVNLDTLHDCTGTNISCVQTNNSTITISNNVINETANLIASNFGQTGIYCANAMVATTHLAIQNNSIKKMRNGIWVSRVNNAKITDNGPITFIAGQPYSVALPATGIHIDQCVNAKVRNNRIKNTGAAVNTNNTIYGIYIENCKNDTITQDSCINVGSGIFLKGSDNPSLLACNKLKNCFYGINFGRVGIIDNPVSLNDQILFGTSQIPTSTGNVWTASIQTDLGGKIQQINGNGIHWYYNPTSPTFGQVVLGSFYNSNTSVGGVDQCSSFLAPAPVGNIALRDYLLSGICKNPRTYDTLSDAYIYDAQVFAYRMLHDNPAWLSLGTSDDVYYQNFMNTMFKSNIEYLAYAEDAIAAEDYSTADAYVAAVQSYDPQTLSIFDRNRATVMRVFLNTWANDDFNLSDADQGTLYNIAKQGMISGGMGVTDARNMLEIEIHDSSNVRVAYQPIENSQEIAVSHVFPNPTTGKFSFNLDLPDGQDGQMNLYDLTGRRVAAWQLVGGIRTYTFDASNLPSGTYIYSVICNGVAISTGRLVIIRQE
- a CDS encoding T9SS type A sorting domain-containing protein; translated protein: MRKVLLVCFLFSASVMNAQMNLVPNGDFEDSVICTMSSGVMPANWYPPSFGSPDYYGIYTTIAGCTLANTFWGGGGIPFGYGYQWPHSGTHYAGFNSGMNGREYMAVKLADSLMPGKKYCLEFYVSLTENSQMSSDGLGISLSNDSIHYYQYGASPVPGLVFTAGNPTGNQLADTTNWMMVRDSFIAVGGEKYLMFGNIRSDAQTTFAPTGVTSGNPCYYYVDDISLFFCDSIDSVVEPVYSSFTLFPNPSSGNFQLTGNFPADAVFHVYDLLGQEVSEPVEMPEGNKSVSVSLNLADGIYFYRIISGKEILHEEKIVIVK
- a CDS encoding T9SS type A sorting domain-containing protein, yielding MRKVLLVCFLFSASVMNAQMNLVPNGDFETLSSCPNNQGELNFATPWFQPGGSSPDLYNTCALVNSMAIPQNWTGFQMPHSGNGYAGFAAFAYNYGDNVREYIEVKLSDTLVQGKNYCIEFYISFADSSFWAVNRVGALLSTQQITQTLNDTITATPQIEYSSVTVIQDTVNWIRISGIYLSGGGEKYLTIGNFYPDDQTDTLGNLGPNHWCYFYIDDVSVIDCGWSGIQFYSSELFNISPNPSNGNFQLSGVFPSQSEIHFYNLLGEEVEKTISIPEGNQTIPLELNLADGIYFYRIISGKEILHEEKIVIVK
- a CDS encoding tetratricopeptide repeat protein, whose product is MAAITLDAQKNKADSLEKLLAQKSDDSLRLTRLLSLAKFELNLDGEKSMKYAREAMTLSARVDDDYKKGMALVSVGNVFLVVNGDADSAQKYFYDALKLAKSSNLRFLQGNVLNNLGSVAKMKNKLSDALDDYNDALFIREELHDSSGMAATMSNLGSIYEAKGEYKKSLEYYFRALPLKEKEGNKNSIANTLVNIGNTYIDMNKPEKALEFFMKVDLLETETGNLRMQAGNVNSMGIAYYELQKFDSAVYSYDRSLKIREELNDSAGMAECFNNIGNVYYAQKNAAKALEFYRKSMDLSAYIDDDHKLDFTCNFATGLSLAGKNDSALALMEDAKKINNAFSVPGFRLSILGAYVDIYENAGRYKDALNTLRERVSLNDSVYKSESMRQVDELEVKYESTKKQSTIDMLQKEQELLQKDKEKEKVFNYGLTAGSLLLLFVILIVLRSNRQKKKTNKMLAGQNKIIAEKNKDITDSITYARRIQQSVLPDEKILKENCSDYFIFNRPRDIVSGDFYWMAKKAERIYVAVADCTGHGVPGALVSVVGLNMLNKIIEENEMHDPSDILGKLHVLVINSLNKDASARDTRDGMDVALVCIDKKAGTILFSGASRPFYYSDKNGFHSIRGDRYSIAGEKKTDGPPFEQHEIKMEENFECWISSDGYADQFGEKTGKKFLAKKFGQLLVSVSGLPMKEQGEKIENAFLEWKGSAEQVDDVCVVGVRV
- a CDS encoding UbiD family decarboxylase, with the protein product MFYSSLEDCLNDLEKHGHLVRVKEEVDPHLEMAAIHLRVHAAGGPALLFENVKGTKFRAASNIFGTKERVEFIFRGTMDKVKELIRLRKDPMEALRHPFRNISAGFSAMKAVPEKTNSLPSLYHEIKISDLPQIKHWPQDGGAFITLPIVYTEDIDQPGIMHSNVGMYRIQLSGNEYLQDKEVGLHYQLHRGIGVHQSKCNAKGIPMKVSVFAGGPPSLSFAAVMPLPEGISELTFAGVLGGRKVRYGMKDDFTILGDVDFVITGEVYTGENKNEGPFGDHFGYYSMKHPFPVMRVHKVWHKKNAIWPFTVVGRPPQEDTLFGMLVHELAGNALADEIPGLHSVNAVDAAGVHPLLLALGSERYTPYLKEKIPSEILTIANHILGSGQLSLAKYLFITAKEEDKNIDTKNIPAFFRHVLERTDLTRDIHFHTHTSIDTLDYSGTGLNTGSKVVLAAAGEKRRTLSENIPSLNLPVGFTEMKLILPGIICLQSPPHSGNENAEKEISGLASALSSQKEKLSGVMMIVLCDNVNFTTASLNNWLWATFTKSNPSHDIYGVDSFTEHKHWGCRGPLIIDSRTKKHHAPALEKDPAIEKKIERLFVEGGSLKKFA